ATCGCTGATGGTGGTGCTCGGCGGCCCGATCAGCGCAACTGACGACGCGCTTTACCCCACGCTCGTGCCGCTGCTGTCCATGATCGAGAAACGCATCGCGGCCGGTTTGCCGACGCTCGGCATCTGCCTCGGCGCTCAATTGATCGCGCGTGCCCTTGGCGCCCGTGTCTATCCCGCGGGCCATACCGAACTCGGCTGGACGCCGCTGACGCTGACCGAAGCCGGTCGCGCGTCACCGGTCCGTCATCTGGATGGCGAGCGGACCTCCATGCTGCATTGGCATGGCGATACCTTCGATCTGCCCGACAACGCGACGCGTCTTGCGTCGACACCGGCGTGCGAAAACCAGGCGTTCGCCTGGGGCAATCATGTGCTGGGTCTGCAGTGTCATCCGGAGATTCGCACCGATCGCTTCGAGCCTTGGCTGATCGGCAACGCCGGTGAGCTCGTTGGCCACGGCATCGACGTGCGCCAGCTGCGGGCCGAGACCGCTCAGTTTGGGCCGGCGCTCGAAGCCGCCGCGTGCCGGATGTTCGGCGAGTGGCTCGACCAGGTCGACGCGAAACCCTGAAAGGCCCCAGGCCAGCACTAAATCACTTGCGGTGCTATGCTCGATCGCTCTCGGGTTTCTACTGGGCGTAATCCATGAGCGCGCTATTTTCTCCGCTCACGCTGCGTAGCGTGACGCTTCCTAATCGTATCGTCGTGTCGCCGATGTGCCAGTATTCCGCCGACCGTGGCGAGGCAACGGCGTGGCACATGATCCATCTCGGCAGCATGGCGTTATCCGGTGCCGGCATGCTGTTCATCGAAGCGACCTCGGTCGAGCCGGACGGCCGCATCACACCCGGCGATCTCGGCTTGTGGGACGACGTCACCGAAGCCGCGCTCGTGCCTGTGCTGGCCGCGATCCGCAAGCACTCGCACATCAAGGTCACGATGCAGTTGTCGCACGCCGGGCGCAAGGCGTCGAGCCACGCGCCGTGGGAAGGCGGCCAGCTGATTCCGGTCTCGCAAGGTGGATGGCTGCCGCATGCGCCGTCCGCGTTGCCGCACAAGGCGGGGGAAGAGCCGCCGCTGGCGCTCGACACGCCTGCGCTGAACCGCATCCGCGAAGCATTCGCGGCCTCGGCTCGCCGTGCCGCGCGGCTCGGCGTCGACGGATTGGAAGTACACGCGGCACACGGCTATCTGCTGCATCAGTTCCTCTCGCCGATCGCCAACCAGCGCGACGACGACTATGGCGGCTCGCTTGAAAACCGCATGCGCTTTCCGCTTGAAATCTTCGATATCGTGCGCGCCGCATTTCCCGCCGACAAACCGGTCGGCGTGCGCGTCTCCGCAACCGACTGGGTCGAAGGCGGCTGGACTCTCGAAGACACGATCGCGTTCGCGCAGGAGCTGAAAAAGCGTGGCTGCGACTGGATCGACGTGTCGTCCGGCGGCGTCTCGCCGTTGCAGAAGATTCCGCTTGAACCGGGTTATCAGATTCCCTTTGCCAAGGCGGTCAAGGAAGCCACGGGCCTCACGACCATCGGCGTGGGCCTGATCACCGATCCGTTGCACGCCGAGCAGCTGATCGAAGACGGCGATGCCGATCTGATCGCGCTGGCTCGCGCGTTGCTGTACAACCCGCGTTGGCCGTGGCACGCCG
The nucleotide sequence above comes from Paraburkholderia sp. FT54. Encoded proteins:
- a CDS encoding glutamine amidotransferase — translated: MNREVLAIRHVHFEDLGSLELVLGERGRPVRYLDVGFARIEAPNPVAASLMVVLGGPISATDDALYPTLVPLLSMIEKRIAAGLPTLGICLGAQLIARALGARVYPAGHTELGWTPLTLTEAGRASPVRHLDGERTSMLHWHGDTFDLPDNATRLASTPACENQAFAWGNHVLGLQCHPEIRTDRFEPWLIGNAGELVGHGIDVRQLRAETAQFGPALEAAACRMFGEWLDQVDAKP
- a CDS encoding NADH:flavin oxidoreductase/NADH oxidase is translated as MSALFSPLTLRSVTLPNRIVVSPMCQYSADRGEATAWHMIHLGSMALSGAGMLFIEATSVEPDGRITPGDLGLWDDVTEAALVPVLAAIRKHSHIKVTMQLSHAGRKASSHAPWEGGQLIPVSQGGWLPHAPSALPHKAGEEPPLALDTPALNRIREAFAASARRAARLGVDGLEVHAAHGYLLHQFLSPIANQRDDDYGGSLENRMRFPLEIFDIVRAAFPADKPVGVRVSATDWVEGGWTLEDTIAFAQELKKRGCDWIDVSSGGVSPLQKIPLEPGYQIPFAKAVKEATGLTTIGVGLITDPLHAEQLIEDGDADLIALARALLYNPRWPWHAAAQLGATVEAPPQYWRSQPREQKALFGDISFGQR